The Pseudomonas fluorescens nucleotide sequence TTCGGCCTTGGACAGGCCAAGGATCTGTAATGGCAGGGCGACATTATTGAATACGGTACGGTCGAACAGCAACTGGTGGTTCTGGAACACGACGCCGATCTGCCGGCGCAGGAACGGGATCTGTGCGTTGCTGATCTGCCCCAGGTCCTGCCCGGCCAGCAGCAGCTTGCCGCTGGTTGGGCGCTCCATGGCCAGCAGCAGGCGCAGCAGGGTACTTTTTCCGGCACCGGAATGACCGGTAACGAACAGGAATTCGCCCCGACGCACCCGAAAACTCAACTCATGCAGGCCAACGTGACCATTGGGGTAGCGCTTGGCGACCTGTTCGAATCGAATCATGGATGCTCCCGCTCGGCAAACAGTGCTTTCACGAAGGGTTCGGCTTCGAAGGTGCGCAGATCGTCAATCCCTTCGCCCACGCCAATATAGCGGATAGGCAGGCCGAACTGCTTGGCCAGGGCAAAGATCACCCCACCCTTGGCGGTGCCGTCGAGCTTGGTCAGGGCCAGGCCGGTCAGTTCAACGCTCTGGTTGAAGTGCTTGGCCTGGTTGATGGCGTTCTGGCCAGTACCGGCATCGAGCACCAGCAGCACCTCGTGAGGCGCGTCGGCATCGAGCTTGCCGATCACCCGACGGACCTTCTTCAGCTCTTCCATCAGGTTGTCTTTGGTGTGCAGGCGACCAGCGGTGTCGGCGATCAGCACATCGATATTACGGGCCTTGGCGGCCTGCACGGCATCGAAGATCACCGAAGCCGAATCAGCGCCGGTGTGCTGGGCGATGACCGGGATCTGGTTGCGTTCACCCCAGACCTGCAGTTGCTCGACCGCCGCAGCGCGGAAGGTGTCACCCGCGGCGAGCATGACCTTCTTGCCTTCGAGCTGCAGCTTCTTCGCCAACTTGCCGATGGTGGTGGTCTTGCCGGCGCCGTTGACGCCGACCACGAGGATCACGAACGGCTTGCCCTGGTTGTGGATGCGCAGCGGTTGCTCGACCGGCTTGAGCAGGTCGGCCAGTTCGCCTTGCAGCGACTTGTACAACGCATCGCTGTCGGCCAGCTGCTTGCGCGCGACCTTCTGGGTCAGGCTCTGGACGATCACCGACGTGGCTTCGACGCCGACGTCGGCAGTCAGCAGGCGGGTTTCGATTTCATCGAGCAGGT carries:
- the ftsY gene encoding signal recognition particle-docking protein FtsY, with the translated sequence MFGSNDDKKTPAAAGEKKGLFGWLRKKPQQPVAEQPQNPIPVETEQPAALPAETPAAVAPAEVAAAPVAAPAPVAAPEPVTVAPVAASVEVQPAAPVGLVLPVPEEPVALVADLEPHTPPPIPPRQEPAPAPVVEAAPAPEPVVVAPVVVAPEPLVAPAPIVEPEPVAVTAAVEAPAPVAEPAPSEPAEPVRSEESKGGFFARLKQGLSKTSASIGEGMASLFLGKKAIDDDLLDEIETRLLTADVGVEATSVIVQSLTQKVARKQLADSDALYKSLQGELADLLKPVEQPLRIHNQGKPFVILVVGVNGAGKTTTIGKLAKKLQLEGKKVMLAAGDTFRAAAVEQLQVWGERNQIPVIAQHTGADSASVIFDAVQAAKARNIDVLIADTAGRLHTKDNLMEELKKVRRVIGKLDADAPHEVLLVLDAGTGQNAINQAKHFNQSVELTGLALTKLDGTAKGGVIFALAKQFGLPIRYIGVGEGIDDLRTFEAEPFVKALFAEREHP
- the ftsE gene encoding cell division ATP-binding protein FtsE, whose amino-acid sequence is MIRFEQVAKRYPNGHVGLHELSFRVRRGEFLFVTGHSGAGKSTLLRLLLAMERPTSGKLLLAGQDLGQISNAQIPFLRRQIGVVFQNHQLLFDRTVFNNVALPLQILGLSKAEVAKRVDSALERVALSDKAELYPGDLSTGQQQRVGIARAIVHRPALLLADEPTGNLDPRLAAEIMGVFEDINRLGTSVLIASHDLALIARMRHRMLTLQRGRLIGDGEAGQ